From the Teredinibacter turnerae T7901 genome, one window contains:
- a CDS encoding carbon-nitrogen hydrolase family protein — MPQEKLNIQLCNLTEKYYGQIEALMDEAYPDLGGAWPLHTITRLIEEFPEGQIGVIDSDELVGIALTVQVDYQRFSNPHVYEDIVDSNDDVKNNPEGDALYGLDVVIKSSHRGLRLGRRLYDARKELCRQYNLRAILAGGRIPNYHQHAETLTPAQYIEQVSRRAIYDPILTFQLANEFQVKRLMRKYLPEDEKSVGYATLLEWNNILFEPIDTVLHTPKHIVRVGAVQWQMRAISSYEELVAQVEFFVDTVSDYQSDFIVFPEFFNAPLMGLSNMYQQKDAVLFLAGYTEKLRDHMSKLAIEYNANIITGSMPLNENGHLYNVSYLCHRSGQIDEQRKIHVTPHEKRDLIIQGGSDLRVFETDAGRVGILICYDVEFPELGRILAEQEVDILFVPFWTDTKNSYLRVRHCAQARAIENECYVVIAGSVGNLPQVEALDVQYSQSAVLSPSDFPFPHDSVLAEATPNTEMLLFADLDMSKLKILHSEGTVRNLRDRRLDVYQVKYLGGE, encoded by the coding sequence ATGCCGCAGGAGAAGCTCAACATCCAGCTATGTAATCTAACCGAAAAATACTATGGGCAAATTGAAGCTCTGATGGATGAAGCCTACCCCGACCTCGGCGGCGCCTGGCCGCTACACACCATTACGCGTTTGATTGAAGAATTTCCAGAAGGGCAGATTGGTGTTATTGACAGTGATGAACTGGTCGGTATTGCCCTTACTGTGCAAGTGGATTACCAACGGTTTTCTAACCCGCATGTATACGAAGATATTGTCGACAGTAACGACGATGTTAAAAACAACCCGGAAGGGGATGCACTCTACGGCTTGGACGTGGTTATTAAGAGCAGTCATCGCGGTTTGCGGCTTGGTCGCCGGCTATACGATGCGCGCAAGGAGCTGTGTCGGCAATATAATTTACGCGCGATCCTCGCAGGCGGTCGTATTCCGAATTACCACCAGCACGCGGAAACATTAACGCCTGCCCAGTACATCGAACAAGTATCGCGCCGCGCAATTTACGACCCCATTCTCACGTTTCAGCTCGCTAATGAATTCCAGGTTAAGCGGTTAATGCGCAAGTACCTGCCGGAAGATGAAAAATCTGTGGGCTACGCCACCCTGCTCGAGTGGAACAACATTCTGTTCGAACCTATAGATACAGTGCTTCACACCCCTAAACACATTGTTCGTGTGGGCGCTGTGCAATGGCAGATGCGCGCGATTTCTTCTTATGAAGAATTGGTGGCACAGGTGGAATTCTTTGTGGATACGGTATCGGATTACCAAAGCGATTTTATTGTATTCCCCGAGTTTTTTAACGCGCCTTTGATGGGCTTGTCCAACATGTATCAACAGAAGGACGCTGTATTATTCCTGGCGGGCTACACCGAAAAACTGCGCGATCACATGTCCAAACTCGCTATCGAGTACAACGCCAACATTATCACTGGCTCTATGCCTCTTAATGAGAATGGGCACCTTTACAATGTGTCATACCTTTGCCACCGCAGTGGCCAGATAGATGAACAGCGAAAAATCCACGTTACGCCTCACGAAAAACGCGACTTGATTATTCAAGGTGGTTCCGATCTGCGCGTGTTCGAAACCGACGCGGGGCGCGTAGGCATCTTAATTTGCTACGATGTGGAATTCCCTGAATTGGGCCGGATTCTGGCAGAGCAGGAGGTGGATATTCTGTTCGTACCTTTTTGGACCGATACCAAAAACTCCTATTTACGCGTGCGCCACTGCGCCCAGGCTCGCGCCATCGAAAACGAATGCTATGTGGTTATTGCCGGAAGTGTTGGCAACCTGCCGCAAGTGGAAGCGCTGGATGTGCAATACAGCCAATCCGCCGTGCTTTCCCCCTCCGATTTTCCCTTCCCGCACGATTCAGTCCTGGCGGAAGCCACACCCAACACTGAGATGCTACTGTTTGCCGACCTCGATATGAGCAAGCTCAAAATTCTCCACAGCGAAGGCACCGTAAGAAATCTCCGCGACCGCCGTTTAGATGTTTATCAGGTTAAGTATTTGGGTGGAGAGTAG
- a CDS encoding endo-1,4-beta-xylanase, with translation MISTRNLLALVAVVSLAACGGGGSSSGGSTGTSSSSSSSSSSSSSSSSSSSSSSSSSSSSSSTSSSGGNGLYTYADFPIGAAVSRIFTTPEMEKTVKAEFSQITAENIMKMTYMHPAEDTYSFGQADQLVNWAKANGIGVHGHTLVWHSEYQVPNWMKNYSGDATAFQTMLNTHVKTVAEHFAGELDSWDVVNEVLEPGSNGCWRENSLFYQKLGKDFVANAFRAAREGDPNADLYYNDYSTENGVTSDAKFSCLLELVDELLEADVPITGVGFQMHVQATWPSNANIGKAFKAIADRGLKVKISELDVPVNNPYGTTNFPQYSSFTAEAAELQKQRYKGIMQAYLDNVPANLRGGFTVWGVWDGDSWIMTFSQYTNANANDWPLLFTGPQNGPYEAKPAYYGVLEALMGQ, from the coding sequence GTGATTTCGACCCGTAACTTGCTAGCATTAGTCGCTGTTGTCTCCCTCGCTGCATGCGGTGGTGGCGGCTCCAGCAGTGGTGGTTCTACCGGAACATCTTCCAGCAGTAGTTCAAGCTCCTCCAGCAGCTCTTCAAGTAGTTCGAGCTCCTCCAGTTCGAGCTCTTCAAGCAGCTCAAGTTCTTCTACCAGCAGCTCTGGCGGGAATGGCTTGTACACATACGCAGACTTCCCAATCGGCGCCGCTGTCAGCCGAATTTTCACTACTCCGGAAATGGAGAAAACCGTAAAAGCGGAATTCAGCCAGATCACGGCTGAGAACATCATGAAGATGACCTACATGCATCCGGCTGAAGATACTTACTCGTTTGGTCAAGCGGATCAGTTGGTCAACTGGGCGAAAGCGAATGGTATTGGCGTGCACGGCCACACTCTGGTTTGGCACTCCGAATACCAGGTACCCAATTGGATGAAAAATTACTCTGGTGATGCAACTGCATTCCAAACCATGCTCAACACCCATGTGAAAACTGTGGCTGAGCATTTTGCTGGCGAACTGGACAGCTGGGACGTTGTGAATGAAGTGCTGGAGCCGGGCTCCAATGGTTGCTGGCGTGAAAACTCTCTGTTCTACCAGAAGCTTGGCAAAGACTTTGTCGCGAACGCATTCCGTGCAGCTCGCGAGGGCGATCCCAATGCAGACTTGTATTACAACGATTACTCGACTGAAAATGGTGTAACTTCCGATGCGAAGTTCAGTTGTTTGTTGGAACTAGTCGATGAGCTTCTGGAAGCGGACGTGCCGATTACAGGTGTTGGTTTCCAAATGCACGTGCAGGCGACGTGGCCTAGCAATGCCAACATCGGCAAGGCATTCAAAGCCATCGCGGATCGCGGTCTGAAAGTTAAAATTTCTGAGCTCGATGTTCCTGTTAACAACCCTTACGGAACCACTAATTTCCCGCAATACAGCAGTTTTACCGCGGAAGCCGCCGAGCTGCAGAAGCAGCGCTACAAGGGCATTATGCAAGCGTACCTTGATAACGTACCGGCCAACCTGCGTGGTGGTTTCACCGTGTGGGGCGTTTGGGATGGCGATAGCTGGATCATGACGTTCAGCCAGTACACCAACGCTAACGCCAACGACTGGCCACTGTTGTTCACCGGCCCGCAGAATGGTCCATACGAAGCGAAGCCTGCGTACTACGGCGTATTGGAAGCCCTGATGGGTCAGTAA
- a CDS encoding PKD domain-containing protein, whose amino-acid sequence MAPLFELICTTSQLSSNYNSESDMPFTRQLLALVTLGAATVVSGHLQAAELVPLFNNSHLSEPGGVMLSKPATAAPAARLKTLLGVDDEVSIERSASVVSGHYTSERFVVSYQGIQLLDLSAVLVTDSNGDIVQGYGAIPSDLHADLGDLTPLTKEALQNALLKQVGEYQSKAPQPRRIINSEVTQAIYIDADNKAHHVIVMRVFSDSDGQDPQSLRWLVDAATGQLLEEQNLLQHERVGGAGPSGNGKVSAPEYRAEDGTLTPPETFMVERQQEGIHTLCYFKADNVETRSAEHESDTGGLSDEPYKYDCAQSTRNAYKNINTALSPLNDAHYRGQVTSRMFEDYLGHKPYFDQNIVQYVHYGKSYDNAFYEDGAVYFGDGGYLYYPLVSLNTVAHEIAHGYTAGYGSDGAEKLMRRGQAQSINEAFSDIAGEAAEFYLTGANDWLVGEDTWPQEHPVRYMNNPTLDDKSVDHIDQYTNGMDGHFGSGIFNKAFFALATNARDPNGPWDTELAFYAFALANKSCWVADSEFTDAADCVMRQASAVAQALQKKNVTAADGSAWTEQTLANQIRKAFTTVGIELQTSSGIAANFNSHSAFLQLSTLNTSQYDGQPLSEAQSQNGWQYHWDFGDGTPLVSGFNASHTYIAANTYTVALLITSPSGAEDEITRVVTIEEDYCQPTEPATEDYWIRQVAIAGEVRNLPLAGYTDATATPLSLAAGKPLRYSVQLGAEFQSEEQSRVLGVWLDKNNDGQFALSERLSIDSVDWSISKVSDFVGETGKTYRVRLTASDDARKTPSCGASQGGATVDLAVTWAEAPPKSLVWLDQTTLNETRFTVSTNDERVTSYLWNFGDGTTSTEKNPTHAFAQTGSYSVELMAKNGQGNALYHQQRQVEFRTVTTPYFFYQMLEGLTVRFSNHSSFPAGSTFLWDFGDGSTSSEESPEHTYAAAGNYAIKLTITNTDVPQGITDTGSVVVGSDQPGNTSFTATTMRIYDGMHAVKFQFKLNHTPQDKHSEDWEYVWQFGDGSEGNNSSSYTSTSIIHNYTQAGTFTAKLTFRYKQRIGSGENDWQWYEKDFELPVSLLENQPNAYCNATGDVTFEHIENVSINGVDYATNPRGGLINPDEPILLHPENNTYYIQAGYEGEISPARYHMWLDINQDFWFGGESQDTESNEYVLNRLDYLDRSSGRGFISGFFDLPELATAAGTYFSQLRILQQYESFYSSSVSPCANYPEDGYNTGEIEDYRVKWVVPATPVVTHTLNKKRVVFTNTTTARNDVLWLWDFGDGETSALRNPTHNYSADGTYLVNLKIQGSDTTPLGEWQTSLTISSEPEPVPTELVLNVAMQDNLMTYNITGSRYPAGSTVEIDFGDNKKSANPTGTHEYRTAGTYTVTLTVTNADYPEGKQTSRSVVVPLPPQPPKSKSGGGSLGGGFLFLLAITMLSRTRKDKRRY is encoded by the coding sequence ATGGCCCCCTTGTTTGAGCTAATCTGCACGACTTCCCAGTTATCCTCTAATTACAATTCCGAATCCGATATGCCTTTTACCCGCCAATTACTCGCTCTAGTAACTCTCGGCGCTGCGACAGTTGTTTCTGGTCACCTCCAAGCCGCAGAACTCGTCCCTCTATTTAATAACTCTCACCTGAGTGAGCCCGGCGGTGTAATGCTATCGAAGCCCGCCACCGCGGCTCCAGCAGCGCGACTGAAAACGTTACTCGGGGTAGACGACGAAGTTTCTATTGAGAGAAGTGCGAGTGTAGTGAGTGGTCACTACACCTCTGAGCGATTTGTTGTGAGCTATCAGGGTATACAACTGCTGGATTTATCCGCCGTGCTGGTCACCGACAGTAACGGCGATATCGTGCAGGGCTACGGCGCAATTCCTTCGGATTTGCATGCCGACCTTGGTGATCTAACCCCATTAACAAAGGAAGCGCTGCAAAACGCCCTACTGAAGCAAGTTGGCGAATACCAATCCAAAGCCCCGCAGCCGCGACGCATTATCAATAGCGAGGTTACCCAGGCTATTTATATAGACGCGGACAACAAAGCCCACCATGTGATAGTTATGCGCGTGTTCTCTGATAGCGACGGTCAAGACCCGCAATCGCTGCGCTGGCTGGTGGATGCGGCGACTGGGCAGCTATTGGAAGAACAGAATCTGTTACAACACGAAAGAGTGGGTGGAGCAGGTCCATCGGGCAACGGTAAAGTATCTGCCCCCGAGTATCGCGCCGAAGACGGCACCCTTACGCCGCCCGAGACCTTTATGGTTGAACGGCAACAGGAAGGAATCCACACCCTGTGCTATTTCAAAGCGGATAATGTGGAAACCCGAAGTGCCGAACACGAGTCCGATACCGGCGGCCTGAGCGACGAACCCTATAAGTACGATTGCGCACAATCTACTCGCAATGCGTATAAAAACATCAACACCGCCCTTTCCCCGCTAAACGATGCCCACTATCGCGGGCAAGTTACATCGCGCATGTTTGAAGACTATCTGGGCCACAAGCCGTATTTTGACCAGAATATTGTGCAATATGTGCACTATGGGAAATCCTACGACAACGCGTTTTACGAAGATGGCGCGGTTTACTTTGGTGACGGTGGTTACCTGTATTACCCACTGGTATCACTCAATACGGTCGCTCACGAAATAGCCCATGGCTATACCGCCGGATATGGGTCGGATGGGGCAGAAAAACTTATGCGTCGGGGGCAGGCGCAATCAATCAACGAGGCATTTTCGGATATCGCCGGCGAGGCTGCCGAATTCTACCTGACCGGAGCGAACGATTGGCTGGTGGGCGAAGACACCTGGCCGCAGGAGCATCCGGTCCGCTATATGAATAACCCGACGCTGGATGACAAATCCGTCGATCACATTGACCAGTACACCAATGGCATGGACGGTCACTTTGGTTCTGGAATATTCAATAAAGCCTTCTTCGCACTGGCCACCAATGCCCGTGATCCAAACGGGCCGTGGGATACTGAACTGGCGTTCTACGCGTTTGCGCTGGCGAATAAAAGTTGCTGGGTTGCCGACAGCGAGTTTACTGATGCGGCCGACTGTGTCATGCGTCAAGCATCTGCTGTCGCACAGGCGCTACAAAAGAAGAACGTTACCGCCGCAGACGGCAGTGCATGGACAGAACAAACGCTCGCCAACCAGATTCGCAAAGCGTTTACGACCGTGGGTATCGAACTACAAACCAGCAGTGGAATTGCAGCTAATTTCAATTCGCACAGTGCCTTTCTGCAACTGAGCACACTCAACACGTCTCAGTATGACGGGCAACCACTCAGCGAGGCACAAAGCCAAAACGGCTGGCAATACCATTGGGATTTTGGGGATGGCACGCCGTTGGTCTCCGGATTTAACGCCAGCCACACTTACATCGCTGCGAACACCTACACCGTGGCTTTGCTCATCACCTCACCAAGCGGCGCAGAGGATGAAATAACTCGCGTCGTGACCATCGAAGAAGACTATTGCCAGCCGACCGAACCAGCAACAGAAGACTATTGGATTCGACAGGTCGCCATCGCGGGGGAAGTACGCAACCTTCCGTTAGCTGGCTACACCGACGCTACTGCTACGCCCCTAAGCTTAGCCGCCGGCAAGCCACTACGTTACAGCGTACAACTCGGTGCTGAGTTTCAGTCTGAAGAACAGTCGCGCGTATTGGGTGTTTGGCTGGACAAAAATAACGATGGCCAATTTGCATTAAGTGAACGACTAAGTATCGACAGCGTCGATTGGTCGATTAGCAAAGTCTCTGACTTTGTTGGTGAAACAGGTAAAACCTACCGGGTAAGACTGACCGCAAGCGATGACGCACGAAAAACCCCTTCATGTGGCGCAAGCCAGGGCGGCGCCACCGTCGATCTCGCCGTCACATGGGCGGAAGCACCACCAAAGTCTTTGGTGTGGCTGGATCAAACAACGCTGAACGAGACTCGGTTTACGGTAAGCACCAATGACGAACGTGTGACCTCCTATTTATGGAACTTCGGTGATGGCACCACCAGCACTGAAAAAAATCCGACACACGCCTTTGCACAAACTGGAAGCTACAGCGTTGAACTCATGGCTAAAAATGGTCAGGGAAATGCCCTTTACCACCAGCAGCGGCAGGTCGAATTCCGCACGGTGACAACCCCCTATTTTTTCTACCAAATGCTGGAGGGCCTCACGGTACGATTCTCCAATCACAGCAGCTTCCCGGCGGGCTCAACATTCCTGTGGGACTTTGGCGACGGCAGCACCAGTAGCGAGGAATCGCCTGAACATACCTACGCCGCAGCGGGTAACTATGCAATAAAACTGACAATTACCAACACCGACGTGCCGCAGGGTATAACAGACACTGGTAGCGTGGTCGTCGGTAGTGACCAACCAGGAAACACCAGTTTTACCGCCACAACAATGCGTATTTACGACGGTATGCACGCGGTTAAATTTCAATTCAAATTGAATCACACCCCGCAAGACAAACATTCAGAAGACTGGGAATACGTCTGGCAGTTCGGCGATGGCAGTGAAGGCAACAACTCCTCCAGCTACACAAGTACATCAATTATTCACAACTACACTCAGGCAGGAACCTTTACCGCGAAACTGACCTTCCGTTACAAACAGCGCATCGGGTCTGGCGAAAACGACTGGCAATGGTATGAAAAGGACTTTGAGTTGCCCGTGTCCCTGTTGGAAAATCAACCCAATGCCTATTGTAATGCGACCGGCGATGTAACTTTCGAACATATCGAAAATGTCTCAATTAATGGCGTTGACTACGCAACAAATCCTCGTGGAGGCTTGATCAACCCGGACGAACCCATTTTGTTGCACCCTGAAAACAATACTTATTACATTCAAGCAGGTTACGAAGGGGAAATCTCTCCGGCGCGTTACCATATGTGGCTCGATATAAATCAGGATTTTTGGTTTGGCGGAGAATCCCAAGATACCGAGTCAAACGAATATGTTTTAAACCGACTCGACTACCTCGATCGTTCCTCAGGTCGCGGGTTTATTAGCGGCTTTTTCGATCTGCCAGAGTTGGCGACCGCCGCTGGCACCTACTTTTCGCAGCTGCGTATTCTCCAGCAATATGAGTCTTTTTATAGTTCCAGCGTATCGCCCTGTGCAAACTACCCAGAGGACGGTTACAACACGGGAGAAATTGAAGATTACCGCGTTAAATGGGTCGTGCCCGCTACGCCGGTTGTTACGCACACACTCAACAAGAAACGTGTGGTATTTACCAACACCACGACAGCACGCAACGACGTCCTGTGGTTATGGGATTTCGGCGACGGGGAAACCAGCGCGCTACGCAACCCGACTCACAATTACAGTGCCGACGGAACCTACCTCGTAAATCTCAAAATCCAGGGTAGCGACACCACGCCGCTAGGTGAATGGCAAACCAGCCTGACGATATCGAGCGAACCCGAGCCCGTGCCAACGGAGCTGGTATTAAATGTTGCGATGCAAGACAACCTGATGACTTACAATATCACCGGTAGTCGTTACCCAGCAGGCTCTACAGTGGAGATTGATTTCGGCGATAATAAAAAATCCGCAAACCCCACCGGCACACACGAATACCGCACGGCAGGCACCTACACCGTAACCCTGACGGTAACCAATGCCGATTATCCCGAAGGCAAGCAAACGTCGCGCAGCGTTGTCGTACCGCTGCCACCGCAACCGCCAAAATCGAAAAGTGGTGGCGGAAGTCTTGGTGGCGGATTTTTGTTTCTGCTGGCAATAACAATGCTCAGTCGAACCAGGAAAGACAAGCGTCGATATTAA
- a CDS encoding TonB-dependent receptor plug domain-containing protein, producing MYKLNKWVPYVGARVLVALPCLMIAQAVSAQEEVAYDEEMITIGTRSSAGRTAMDSPVPVDLINADDMAATGATEVGRMLQSLAPSFNFSSSSISDGTDALRPATLRGLGPDQTLVLVNGQRRHNSALIHVNTSVGRGTAGTDMNAIPVSAIKRIEILRDGAAAQYGSDAIAGVINIVLKDDPAAGSAHASYGEYSEGDGETTVLSTNKGFAVGSDGYVNLSLEYRDRGNTNRAGLTGVCQYKDTCVELSDGSYQTSDEREINFDRKNFRIGDADSEQTSAVLTFGKPLAEALTLDGSLTYSTRDNTSAGFYRRANQSANNPSEMYDGTPVNGGEAFYPDGFLPLINTTIDDYSAAAGLSGDIGSAWQWHSAVGFGQNDFAYNISNSVNASLVSLTGDSPTSAFAGELSLSLFTFDNDFVNDTDWGLLALGAGYRQDTYQIKQGDEVSYRDYDTTDGVSLGENDAAGGIQVFPGFQPENAVDESRDAFYAYVDTEFDITESFMVSAAARFENFSDFGDTINFKTSFSYDAAAFLTFRGAVSTGFRAPSMHQLYTSNVSTQFNSQGVAEQVGTFRNDSAIGRELGLPELKEETSLNSSVGFILHPADGWSLTTDFYRIEIEDRIVISGRISETGGAVPSVDQAFADAGVGTAQFFLNAADTTTQGVDIVLTYDHDFSNGGMLGVSLAGNYTETEVDSVRSPDSLSDVPGIQDLIFTEQDRSILEEWQPEDRVNLSFNYRLGPFASNLAFNRYGSYTVLDGDSQTFSAKTLVDLKLSYDFMDNLTFALGGNNIFDVTPDENHVGQSRAGRIVDASGNVVVDTEGVFFYSRRSAPFGFNGAFFYTNLTYHF from the coding sequence GTGTACAAACTCAATAAATGGGTTCCCTATGTTGGTGCGCGAGTTTTGGTAGCGCTACCCTGTTTGATGATCGCGCAGGCAGTCAGCGCGCAAGAAGAAGTGGCGTACGACGAAGAGATGATCACCATTGGTACGCGATCAAGTGCAGGCCGCACAGCAATGGATTCTCCTGTGCCGGTGGACTTGATTAACGCTGACGATATGGCCGCAACAGGGGCAACGGAAGTTGGGCGAATGCTGCAATCACTGGCACCCTCCTTTAATTTCTCGAGTTCCAGTATCAGCGATGGTACGGATGCATTGCGACCCGCCACCTTGCGGGGCTTGGGGCCAGACCAGACGCTGGTGCTTGTGAATGGGCAGCGCCGACATAACAGCGCGTTGATTCACGTGAATACGTCGGTTGGGCGCGGTACTGCCGGCACAGATATGAACGCGATACCTGTCTCTGCCATTAAACGCATCGAAATTTTGCGCGACGGCGCGGCCGCACAATACGGTTCTGATGCCATTGCCGGGGTGATTAACATTGTTCTCAAAGATGATCCTGCTGCAGGGAGTGCGCACGCCTCCTATGGCGAATACAGTGAAGGTGATGGTGAGACCACAGTGTTAAGCACCAACAAAGGTTTTGCTGTGGGCAGCGATGGTTACGTTAATCTCTCGCTGGAATACCGTGACAGAGGTAATACTAATCGTGCGGGTTTAACCGGTGTCTGCCAATACAAGGATACCTGCGTTGAATTATCCGACGGCTCATACCAGACAAGCGATGAGCGCGAAATTAATTTTGATCGCAAAAATTTTCGTATTGGCGATGCAGATTCCGAACAAACATCGGCGGTGCTTACCTTTGGTAAACCCCTTGCTGAGGCACTCACGTTGGATGGCTCGTTAACCTATTCAACCCGTGACAATACTTCAGCCGGATTTTATCGACGGGCAAATCAATCTGCCAATAACCCCAGCGAGATGTATGATGGAACGCCGGTCAATGGCGGCGAAGCGTTTTATCCCGACGGGTTTCTGCCATTAATTAATACAACTATCGACGATTATTCAGCGGCTGCAGGTTTATCGGGTGACATCGGTTCCGCTTGGCAGTGGCACAGTGCTGTTGGTTTTGGTCAAAACGATTTCGCGTACAACATCAGCAATTCTGTTAATGCTTCGCTGGTTTCACTTACCGGCGATAGCCCGACCAGTGCATTTGCGGGCGAACTGAGTTTGAGCCTGTTCACCTTCGACAACGATTTTGTTAACGATACCGACTGGGGTTTACTGGCGCTGGGAGCAGGGTATCGACAGGACACCTACCAGATTAAACAGGGTGATGAAGTGTCCTATCGTGACTATGACACGACCGATGGGGTATCGCTCGGCGAGAATGATGCGGCAGGGGGGATTCAGGTATTTCCGGGGTTCCAGCCAGAAAATGCGGTAGATGAGTCACGTGATGCGTTTTACGCCTATGTGGATACCGAATTTGATATTACCGAAAGCTTTATGGTGAGTGCCGCAGCGCGTTTTGAAAACTTCAGCGACTTTGGCGATACCATAAATTTCAAAACCAGTTTCAGTTATGACGCGGCCGCGTTTTTGACGTTCCGCGGCGCGGTAAGTACCGGTTTTCGTGCGCCTTCAATGCACCAGCTCTACACCAGTAATGTGAGCACCCAATTTAACTCACAAGGTGTGGCAGAACAGGTAGGTACTTTCCGCAATGATAGTGCTATTGGCCGCGAACTGGGCCTGCCGGAACTAAAAGAAGAAACATCGCTTAACTCCAGCGTGGGCTTTATTCTTCACCCGGCAGATGGGTGGAGTTTAACCACCGATTTCTATCGAATTGAAATTGAAGATCGCATCGTTATTAGTGGGCGTATTTCTGAAACCGGCGGCGCAGTGCCGTCTGTCGATCAGGCATTTGCTGATGCTGGCGTAGGCACCGCGCAATTCTTCCTTAATGCTGCAGATACCACAACTCAGGGCGTGGATATTGTGCTGACCTACGATCACGATTTTAGCAATGGGGGCATGCTTGGTGTTTCACTCGCGGGCAACTATACCGAAACCGAAGTGGACAGTGTGCGTTCGCCGGACAGCCTTTCTGATGTGCCAGGCATCCAGGATCTGATTTTTACCGAGCAGGACCGATCAATTCTGGAAGAGTGGCAACCGGAAGACCGCGTAAATCTATCCTTTAATTATCGCTTGGGGCCTTTTGCGTCTAATCTGGCCTTTAACCGATATGGCTCCTACACGGTGCTTGATGGCGATAGCCAAACGTTCAGTGCGAAAACCCTGGTGGACTTAAAGCTGAGTTACGACTTTATGGATAACCTGACTTTCGCGTTGGGTGGTAACAACATCTTTGATGTAACGCCAGATGAGAACCATGTTGGTCAAAGCCGGGCTGGGCGCATAGTCGATGCATCCGGCAATGTGGTGGTAGACACAGAAGGTGTGTTCTTTTATTCGCGACGCTCCGCGCCCTTCGGTTTTAATGGAGCGTTTTTCTACACTAACTTGACGTATCACTTCTAG